One stretch of Arachis hypogaea cultivar Tifrunner chromosome 20, arahy.Tifrunner.gnm2.J5K5, whole genome shotgun sequence DNA includes these proteins:
- the LOC140183131 gene encoding uncharacterized protein: MAKDCPRGKVPNVGWNQQQDRVFIVNASDATKADPLMRGNCLFGEKIIVAFYDTGTSHSFIAFDKVEELWLNMSELAFDLHVHSPYQTVVTRSGCREYRVLLDCFERSIRFMSEGEGGAVIAEGDEQRLDQILVVRKFPEVFLEDIPDFPPQREIEFAITLVPGAGPVSIAPYRMDLIELVKLKTQLEELLNKRLIRLSVCLWRAPFLLLKKKD, encoded by the exons ATGGCGAAGGACTGCCCTCGTGGGAAGGTTCCGAATGTAGGTTGGAATCAACAACAAGATCGGGTGTTTATTGTGAACGCCAGTGATGCTACTAAGGCAGATCCTTTGATGAGAGGTAACTGTTTATTTGGTGAGAAAATAATTGTTGCATTTTATGATACTGGAACCTCGCATTCGTTTATTGCATTTGATAAAGTTGAGGAACTATGGCTGAATATGTCAGAATTAGCTTTCGATTTGCATGTGCATTCTCCGTATCAGACAGTTGTGACAAGATCAGGTTGTAGGGAG TACCGGGTATTATTGGATTGCTTTGAGCGATCGATTCGGTTTATGTCggaaggagaaggaggagcagTGATAGCTGAGG GTGATGAACAGAGGTTAGATCAAATTCTGGTAGTTAGAAAATTTCCAGAAGTGTTCCTGGAAGATATTCCCGATTTCCCTCCTCAAAGGGAGATTGAATTTGCCATTACCTTGGTGCCAGGAGCCGGACCAGTCTCAATTGCGCCGTACCGAATGGATCTGATAGAACTGGTTAAACTTAAGACTCAATTAgaagagcttctgaacaagaggttGATTCGACTGAGTGTGTGTTTATGGAGAGCGCCATTTTTATTGCTGaagaagaaggattga